The genomic stretch CTGATTCTGCATTGGAATCTGTAATGAGAGTGAACCTATTtcaaaaaacagctcaaagagggagaaagggaaaaaaaatccttttttcttttcccactTGGAAATCTCCTTCTTTCTTCAAGTCACCCCCTGCCTGAAAAGTGCCCCCTCCCCAATCTggattcacttttttcagtcCCCGCCTCACTTCTCCACAAACCAGCACTGTTTGACTCCACAGCACCGCCCCTTTTCTCCCACTGGCTCTTTCGTGCCATCCCTGCCATTCCTCTCTCCCGTCCTTCCTCCTCccttctcctctttctcctctgctgctcctcggCGCTGGTTCACACCATTCAGCTCAAAGCCAAAGAGTCTCCCTGCCCCTTTCATTCAATCCAACAGACacatttctccaccaggaagttTTTCCTCAGACCTAAAGGTACAGgaactacttttattttgaaattttttaatctattttgtgTGCAGATCCAGTTAACCATTGGATAAGTTGTTGAGTTTGGAGAGTTGAGCATGAGACTGGATTTGAACCAGACTGTACACGTGTTTAGTGTACACAAGAGGAAATATGAAGCCTCTCGCAGCTGCAAGCGATATATATTGGAAAAGTCATCAAAAGATtccaaattgcttttttgtAGCATAGATGGATTTCAGCTTACaaacttttcaaagtttttttttaacactaaattgctccaaattatgtatttttgaattttctttaaataaaaagagacatgAACAAAAggattacatttattattttattttatttttgagtacAGGTCACGTTTCTGGAGTTCTGTGGAAGATCTAAAACTTCCGCCTGGAGTCATGGCTCAAAGCCACCAACAGGATCTACAGAGAAACCAAAGCGGTCTTCAACAAATCAGTGCCAGGATCCAGGCCCGGACAATGCTCGCCAAAAAGAGAGTGGAGAACATTAAGAAGAACGACGTGAAGGGATTCTTCATCAGAAATGCTTTTGTTATTCTGACTATTGCTGCTGTAATCATAGGTAagaacatttattacatttacttCTGCATCACCATAACTCCctttgaagtgacttttagTCTATTGTCAAAACTCCgtaaatggaaaaaacagaagaaactgtGACTAAATTAGCAGACTGGCCTTTACGTGACCCTCCAGCTGACCTCACACCTGTCGCCTTTAACCTCTGAATCCCTCACCATGAAGTAACGGCTAAAAGTGCAACACATGACGAACACGTTTGACTGACTATCAAATTCAGGATATTCCTGCCTTTGGCTTGAGGGATTAGACCACCTGGCCTTGTCAgagtatttaaataaacacacaactttGGCATTTGAATCTTTCTAATACTGgcgaatagaaaaaaaaagtcaagattgACAGCAATtgctttatatattttttaattgactgctgctattgtatttttaaaatccactCTCCTTTTTCTTAACGCAGGGATAATCCTGGGATTTGCCCTGCGCCCTTACAAAATGTCTTATCGTGACATGAAGTTCTTCTCTTTCCCTGGAGAGCTGCTGATGAGAATGCTCCAGATGCTGGTTCTGCCTTTGCTTGTTTCCAGTCTTATCACAGGTATGAAAAGGTTTGAATTCCTctcacaaaaatacagtttacaaTTAAACTGTGATTCAGTAACTGTATTACAAAAATACAGTATCATACTGATAAACCTCATTCTCAGAAAACCTACCTAAAGATGCATCATGTGTCTAAATTTAGCCGCCAAGTTGCTTGAcacagcttttttaaatgtttttcttgctcAGCTTGTGTCTGGTTCTGCAGGCCTGCACTGATTGCTTCACATTTTGCCACATTTCCACTTGCACCATTAGCGACCTTTGACTTTACTTTCAAGACTTTGATTCTGTCTGGCAAGCAGCGTCCGTTTTGTTTGCCAGTAGCGACACTGACTGAGTCCTTTGTTGGCCTGCAGCTCCGCTGACCAACATGTACCTCATGATCAGCAGAATGAGCCAGCTGTTTGCTCAGCCGACTTTGTTGTTTTCAAGCCCTGCGGAGTGACGGGTAAAGAGCAAAGAAGAAGTGTTTTTCCCtagagtataaatatatatatgtacataccATTTGGCTGTTAaacatatatctatatataagtGGGTGTATATGTTACTTTAACAAATGGATAAAAATATGACCCATTGAGTGCTTTCAGTCTTGAAGGGCGGACAACATGTTATTCTATAATAGCACGCTTTGTGCTATACTGGGATATAGCATCAGAATCTTCTGACGTAATACCTTATGACTATTGTGACATTAGGCGAAAAATTATCATCTGTAAGATCAGTTTgtgttgtttaatgttttttaacacaattaaatCTATTTCCTTTTGAAATCTTCCTGCTTCTAATTATCAGCATTTAATTGTGGTTTGTCTAAGAATATACCTAACCatgaagattattttaaaacatattttaagacAGTTTGCGTAACTACTGTgcataatttatcattttaaacagATCTTCCTTTAGACACACTAAAGAACTGCATATAGATGCTCCTATTGTCTCTTTAAATTACCAAACAGTTTTTGTAATGAGTGCATTGATCTGTTGAGAGCACAGCTAGTAACTCAGAGTTTAGATAACTTCGGTCAAATACTTTGACACAACCCTATACCTCCTTAGTTTAAACTCTGAGCTGAAGTCGGAACAAGAAAACGCACTTTAACTtccaaatgttgaaaaaaaaaaaaaaaactccactttAAAGGTTCTGTTTCCCCCAATGTGGTTATCAGTCTATGATGAATGATGGCTTCGCTTACACAAATGTGAAGAGGAAAATACAGATCCtgtccaactttttttttttatctcaccACACAACTAGTTATGCCAGATTATGCAGCAAATCACATCTTAGAACTtcttgacaagaaaaaaaaaaacatattttaagatcATTATGGCTGATAGAAAGAAGTGCAAACATATTCACAGTTGTATTAAGCTGTAAAGAAGAAGGATTTTAGTTTCCTACCATATGTGTTGtgaacaaaaggaaaatgtatAGTATTTTGAGCAATTTACAATTTGCATTTTAAGTAAAGTCAGACAGAGCTAAACTCTAGACTTTAGTACGCTCAGAATAAGTGACTTTACTGTTTCACagagcaaaattttaaaaaattttctatttctgacacgtttatttttagcaatttaATTTGAATGGAACAAATATTAAGAAGCCTAAAGTTTGGGATGATTGTCACACAGAACAATAATTAGATTACCTGTTAGTCTTTACTATTGAGATAAATGACTCGGTTCtagataaaagtaaaataaaggatctatttttaaagccaaTGTAGTTTTCTTAGACTGTCGGGTCACATAGTAAATAACattaccagatttttttttttttttagaaaatctaAGCATTCTCAAGTAtatctaaattttatttttctttttttcatatatgtaATGAATACTTTGGTCATGATTAGGATCTTgccaaaaagtttttgtttgttttttgactaTTGACTGAACAAATAAGAACcagttttattgtttcaatCTTTCTATTGTTttacagatgttttcttttttgtcttttacttaaAACTTCATAACCAGTGTTTTCTTGGGACATaagaaaacattcatttctGAGAACTGAGAACCAAAGAGTCCTCCAGAGAGGCCCTTGAGGTAACTTGAGCAGAATAGGAGGGGTCCTAAAAAGTAAATAAGTTGAAAGAAGCAATGTTAGGTTTAAAAGGAGAATCAACGGGCCTGATTTATAAGGAACTGGATGTTTCtcttttacaattaaaaatggaCTACATCAAGATCTCtgcattttttccctctctctATTCTCATTGTGTCTCTCTAACACGTGTTTAACCAAGTCCTTAGTCTAAAGTTAAAATCTACAAGCTTTATTGTTGAAGCAAAATTGTTGCTGTTAGAaagtttaattgattttaatctgttcatttttcattttatttatttttataggacttgttgttgtttattcttCATTAGACATGGGAAGTCTTCTTAAAAGACCTCTTGCTGTAGTTTTGTCCCGTGTTTCACCCTCATTGCTCAGAAGTGATCTCTCCGTTTGATGAACATGCCCCCAAACTACAAAGAAAGTCATTCTACCTGCTCTCCTTCAATCTTGATTCGTTCACTCCTTTGAAAAGTTTGAATAGATGAGGCTGCATCCGTCGTTACCGGGACAACAGGCCAGAAATCATTGTGTGCATGTGTCGCGCGGACGGAGTCAACAAGTTTTCCCAGGGCCTTTGGACAGAGGGTATAAGgatgaaggaaagaaggaagGGGCGATGGAGGGGGCAACTGAAGTGGTGGATAATGAAAGGGAATTGTAGCACTgacatcagaaaaagaaaaagagaggagGGAGGCAAGATACTGTGAGAGAAAGGGGaagaaaacatcattaaaaagcTGCGTGGGATCGACTTCCCGtaggcccaccacctgcaggaagGATCATGAGGGGATGGTGCTTTGGGATTTGGGCCGCAGTCAAAGACAAGTGCCTTTAAAGCCCAATCCTTGAACACAGACCCTAGTCATCGGGGCAAGGAATGTAGATGTTTTGGATCATGTCCCCCCAGGTGGTGGCCCAAGGGATGACCTAGGATGTGCTGGATGGACAGAACTGTTAGAGGTGTCTGTGGAGAGGAAGATCTGAGCTTTGACTGCTGCCTCTGTGACCTAACACTATagaagtggaagaagatggatgcaCATGGGTCAAATCTAATtgatctttatttattcagccCTTTTCATACTTCATTACACAAAATTGCTTTGCACCAAGTGGccagtttaaaacaaattagtGAAAGTTGGTTAAATGAGGTGAGGATCAAGGATGGGGTCATATGAGGTGAAAAATGCAGGGAAATAAACAACAAACCTAAAATGGTATTCAGACATGAGAAAAataactgatgtaaaaaaataaacaatttagccaggggcggacttaccattaggcaaaggtgggCCCCAAAGGTGTTGGGGGCTACAGGGTCCCAGGTCCAGTGTCTCATCATCATCAATCCTTTCCTCAcccatttttaatcaaagtgtgtcaaaaaatgaatgaataaacaaatcacaaaatggcataaaactgcttatgtaaaaatgtttcgTCCTCCCCTCAGCCTTTCTGAAGCAATGGAAAATTTTccatacaaaaatacaaatttttgttagaaatttatGATTTTGATCTTGTGAGATGCTggattttttctcataattttatgactttatttccatatatttttgtaattgtattttctttcatggtggccctaatgctccatcataaaaaaggaagagaaaaggTGAGAAAAAGCAAAGGTGAAGGGGATGGAAAATTGACcttttgagaatttttcttttcttttaaattgacGCCACTCTGTAGTGAtctgtttttaagtattttggtttcttttgcCTTCTTTGGCAAAACCTGactaaataattaatataaacacTGTAGAGGGCGCTATGTTATTGCTCGCCTGGAGCCCCCCAAACTTCTAAGTGCGCCACTGAATTTACCAAACATCAGGACTCCTGTGAAAATGGACATAATCCCTGACGTAATCTACTATCCCAGCCTATTACCCTAACCCTTCCCACCACAAATTAATGCCAAAACCCAAACCCAGGCTTTCGCTAACCCTACCGTGAACTTGATTTGAACCTGGCTGTAACAATCAAGTCAAAGGATTCATTGTGTGACCCCTGTGCACACACTCCAAACAACACACGGTGGGCTTCTGTCACCACACAAAGCATGATTTCACGGTTCCAGATGAAGAGGACAACCATGATAGGAGCTGACCTGACACTTCGGCAATATATTACCTCCGTCACAGCTGTGGAGGTACTTTAAACCCATTTTCCCATTGCCATGAAAAAGATCATAAAGCACTTCAAAAAGAGATCTGTATATTGCTGAATAGAAGAAATTTGAGAACATTATATGAAGTTTATTGTAAACATGATACGTATCTTGTAAAGCAAGCTACCTGttctaaaaagacaaaaaaaaatcctacatttcatttttttaaaaagctataaaaactGTTGAATTTACATTGGAAGAAAATACAAGTGTGAccattgaaaatgttaaaagaaaatttgttACGCTTCCATAACAATTAAATTACATGGTTTGTGATGCtaaatttcaataaatcaaaatcattttaaaagatgGGACAGAAAAAGTGAGACGCTCGGTCACAATTCCTCATAATGCAAAATCGAAACAAAAAATCTACAGGAATGTATacatttaggctaatttatcaGGACCAGGACATAAAAATTTTCCAATTACTGCAAAAAAGCCCAACAAGGCCAATTCTCCAAACTCTTCTTTGAGTTGAATCTTAGTTTGTCAGTCTGAATACTTAAATTTGACTCAAACTTGGTCACACACAACCAGCCAGGAGGGCAAAACATTCCCGAAAATCCACAATAGCATTGCTTAAAAAGTACAACTTGATAGGATGCAATGGGGGAGTCAAAGTCCAGACCACACTCTGAAATTACTGTGTGTTCTCCGAGAAAACATGTGATATCCCTACAAAAATCTGTGAACTGAGTCAACACAGCAAAAAATTGCAGTTAAAAATTGTAATATCACTTGTGAACTTACTACTTTAGGTTAGTGGTAAATGAGAAATGGATTTGGAGCTTCAAACTCTGCTTCATTTGGCTTTATTTATGAGACATTCATTGTGTTAAGCACTTATTCTTTTCATACTGCATATCAGAACAATTTAAGACATGTCTACTTGAGCTGAACTTTATGTATGAAAAGAGGTTATAATTActatttttctgcactttttctAATTTCCTACTGCCCACAACTGTTGAGGACAGCAAGCCTCAAGTCTTTAAGTTTGTGGTGGGcattacacacatttttgtgtgtcgTATATAGATAAATGACTTGTCATTAGAGTGTAAAGTTTCAAGCAAAAATGCTCAGAACTGGTACATAGCCTTAGTTGCTACACAGAACAATAGCTCTGAAATAAtgggaaacaaaaaacaaaaatgtttgttttggaactGCCTCCATGTggaatttgttacattttcttgGAAACTGTGTGCCCTGGGTTTTGCCTTGATGTTCATtagttgttcaccttttggttTAGGGATTGCAAAAGTGAGGTAGCTTTGCACAGGTTTAATTACAGAGATTTTATgtcttcctgacacaatcctgtgTTTTATCCAGACTGGGGACTGGCACAAGAAGGCCCCAGATCTGGATCTGCTTGACTACTTAGTTAGACAGTAGACATCcacactggatgaagctcattgcACACCCTGAGAATTGAACCTTGACTTCATTTGTGCCGGTCCTGAACTGAACCCATTCATTAGTGTGTACGTTTGTtggataatttttaaaatgacacaacaATTTGGACTTGTTTTCATGACACACAGATGTTATATTCCTGAGTCCTCAAAAAACAGATGTGCATGCATCTGCTGCAGGATCGTTTTGGCATAATTCATATAATTAAGGAGTACCTTCCCAGGTAATTTATCTCTATAGATGGATGCAAGATATGAAAATAGACTTGATTGGTTTTCACTCCACAATAGGTGTAGTCTTCTCTGCAGCAAAGGTCAGTGTCAGATTGTGTTTCTCACTCCTCTTTGTTGTCATTGACGGTGATTCAGATAATCCAGATGGGTGTGTTCCACACATAATTGCTGCCTCGTTTCCCAGAGTAACTGTTTTCACCATGGGATTTGATTCAGTGACACACCGCTGCAAACTCAATTATTACAGAGCAGCATGAGCAAAGATGATAGGGATATTTTccattcatgttaaaaaaaaacttgaaagaattGTCTCATGACAGCTGATGTTGTCATGATTGTACAAGCCTGAAGCGTTATTGCACTCCTACCCCCTCTACAGGAAGGCCTAAAACACTCAAATGTACTGCAGTTTGGGTTAGTTATAGatcacttttttaatattcttatTATAAACTGTtaatattaacatattttactttttttcaggTATGGCTGCTCTGGACAGCCGTGCCTCTGGTAAAATGGGCATGAGAGCGGTGATCTACTACACCACCACAACCGTCATTGCTGTGTTCATTGGCATTGTCATGGTGCTCATTATCCACCCTGGAAAAGGATCCAAGGCCGAATTTTCCAAGAAGCCACCGATCGAGCAGGTCAGCGCTGCGGATGCTTTTCTGGACCTGATCAGGTATCTGCACACGTTGATGCTCATGAGAGTATTTGTTAGTGCATTCACTCAGTGGAGAGTGAATTTTGATTTTCCCCTCTGAAGCTGCTCATTCAGATGGAGGTGTTCAAAATGTGGTACtataattaaattactttatttttaagatatatgcgttaaaaaaaatcataatttcctTTGACTTAAAACTCaatgttactgtttttttttttttcagaaacatgtTTCCTCCTAATCTTGTGGAGGCCTGCACAAAACAGGTAAATCCACTTGtttcagattctttttttcttgacctGAGGTTACATAATGTGcataatttcattttcatttgggGATTCGGTTTCACAATTCTGTCTCTACACCTAAATGACCATCTTTCAGATTCAGTTTTGACTCAACGGTTAAACAAATGCATTATAGTATCAAAAAAAAGCTAACCTAATACAGTCTTTAACAAGAGAAATAAAATCTGTCTTAAAAGCAAATCGTCACAGAGCAAAGAAGTTTGAAAGCTAATACTAAACTGTGATTTGTACTTTAcatttaaccctagaacacttttgctataaaaagctACACCATCAtttttgctgggtaattttacccaatataatatactcaataaaaagcatttctaataaaaatagatcaaaatatgacagcaTATGATAAATAGGTTTTCTTATATTAAACAACTGTggtatatgtaacaaaatggaaaataaaagcataggaagatcctgaaagaaaatgctcaaaatttacagaaaatttaggaatttgagaataaaaaaattcctACAAAAAATAGCAATACTTGAAATATGTGAGACTTTACAAATGGACCAATGACACTCAGACAAATGCagcatattgaaaatcatgtaaatacttttgctcgggtgaaaattACGCACTGATAGTACTCCGGGGTTAATCAAACATTGGCAtaactttaaattgttttttgtcaaactttttgGTCACAATGACTAAATTTGACACATGTTGAGTATATTCTTTGATTAActccaaaaaaattgaattagtCTTTATCCACAAGTAGCttactatattttttctttgtttctcacTTGTTGTTTTCTATATGAAATATTACAAGTATGAATAACTTTGAAACatctttgtctttctttaaaATGCAGTTCAAGACGCAGTATGGCAAGAGGATAGTCCATGTGACAGTTACAGTGAATGACTCAATATTCACCCTCAATGGTAGCCAGCAGATCGCTCAAGAAGAAATGATCCCCATGCCGGGATCCGTGAATGGGATCAATGCCCTGGGCTTGGTTGTGTTCTCCATGTGCTTCGGTCTGATCATAGGGAAAATGAAGGAACAGGGACAACCTCTAAGAGACTTCTTTGACAGCCTCAATGAAGCCATCATGAGGCTGGTTGCTATAATAATGTGGTAAGTGCTGGGATTTCTGAATGAAGAATATggaatatttttgttgtaaaataccTAAAGTGGTATGAATTTTTCGTAGGTATGCCCCTGTTGGCATCCTGTTCCTTATTGCTGGTAAGATTGTGGAGATGGAGGACATTTCAGCGATGGGTGGTCAACTGGGAATGTATACAGTGACAGTTATCAGTGGCTTGCTTATCCATGCTATCTTAGTCCTCCCAACACTTTATTTCATTATCACACGAAAGAACCCCTTTGGGTTCATTGCTGGGCTGCTACAGGCTCTTATAACTGCGCTTGGAACATCGTCAAGGTAAGTGCTCGAACGAACCTTTACATATCCAACTAATCACTATGAAAAGTCTCCAAATAGAACATTCATGTACATTTGCTGTTGTGTTTGAGAAaattatattcaaattaaaaagatgCTAATTTTATGACCCAAAAATGAACTCTGCTTTTTGTCTGTCTCAGTTCTGCCACATTGCCCATCACCTTTAAATGCCTGGAGGAAAACAACAAGGTGGACAAGCGTGTGACACGCTTTGTGCTCCCTGTTGGTGCCACCATAAACATGGATGGCACAGCATTATATGAAGCTCTGGCTGCCATCTTTATCGCTCAGGTCAATGACTACAGCCTCAACTTTGGACAAATTCTCACTATCAGGTACGTAATACAAACTGTTTATTACTGGTATCAACAGAACCCATGATTCACCAGAGTTTTGTTGAGCTGAAATCTCTCTTTTACACATTAAAGAGGCTTTAAACACcagaataatctttttttatcgTAGTATTACAGCCACAGCTGCCAGCATTGGAGCGGCAGGAATACCTCAGGCAGGACTGGTGACTATGATGATCGTGCTAACGTCTGTAGGTTTGCCCACTGATGACATTTCACTGATCATTGCTGTCGACTGGTTCCTGTAAGTATCAGTAATGTCaaccttttaaaacttttcagtgaaatatcaaCATAAAAAAGGTGATTCTTGAACCCCTAACTTCAGAGATTTGTAGAACTCGAAGCAGTTTCGTTTTTGGAAGTAGCAAGAACAGTTTCATTATGTGAAGATAAAATATGCTGTCGTATGAATTTAATTAACTTTGACCCAgcagcatttttcatttttcacggTTGGATTTTCCATTCACTGGCTTACAGTCCATCTGGATTTCATTGAGCTATAGGAGTGCgggtttcagattttttttccttgagaaTGATGTTGCATTCCACTCAAGCTCATAACTTATTTcctttttgcaacattttctgtttgtggaTTTAACCGTCCACTATCTGTTACCTTTTCTTGGgttcatttt from Oryzias melastigma strain HK-1 linkage group LG9, ASM292280v2, whole genome shotgun sequence encodes the following:
- the slc1a3a gene encoding solute carrier family 1 member 3a, translating into MAQSHQQDLQRNQSGLQQISARIQARTMLAKKRVENIKKNDVKGFFIRNAFVILTIAAVIIGIILGFALRPYKMSYRDMKFFSFPGELLMRMLQMLVLPLLVSSLITGMAALDSRASGKMGMRAVIYYTTTTVIAVFIGIVMVLIIHPGKGSKAEFSKKPPIEQVSAADAFLDLIRNMFPPNLVEACTKQFKTQYGKRIVHVTVTVNDSIFTLNGSQQIAQEEMIPMPGSVNGINALGLVVFSMCFGLIIGKMKEQGQPLRDFFDSLNEAIMRLVAIIMWYAPVGILFLIAGKIVEMEDISAMGGQLGMYTVTVISGLLIHAILVLPTLYFIITRKNPFGFIAGLLQALITALGTSSSSATLPITFKCLEENNKVDKRVTRFVLPVGATINMDGTALYEALAAIFIAQVNDYSLNFGQILTISITATAASIGAAGIPQAGLVTMMIVLTSVGLPTDDISLIIAVDWFLDRLRTTTNVLGDSIGAGIVEHLSRHELQKKDPEVGNSVVVEEADKKPYKIIFQENECENERLTDSETKM